The Lycium barbarum isolate Lr01 chromosome 12, ASM1917538v2, whole genome shotgun sequence genome includes a region encoding these proteins:
- the LOC132623532 gene encoding transmembrane E3 ubiquitin-protein ligase FLY1-like isoform X7: MTDGAHDHYRLEGLMESPSVDAGGDCFSPMLLNATSVNIEVYYNKAVNYTLMVTFIAFLQVLLLIRQMEHSNTHQNLNKDTRLKVTQKLPRISHCN; encoded by the exons ATGACTG ATGGAGCGCATGATCATTATCGCCTAGAAGGATTGATGGAGAGCCCTTCAGTGGATGCCGGCGGAGACTGTTTCTCACCAATGCTATTGAATGCTACTTCTGTCAATATAGAGGTTTACTACAACAAAGCGGTGAACTACACATTGATGGTAACATTT ATTGCTTTCCTGCAAGTGCTCCTTCTGATTCGACAAATGGAACATAGCAACACCCATCA GAACTTAAACAAGGATACTCGGCTCAAGGTCACACAAAAGCTGCCAAGAATATCTCATTGTAATTAG
- the LOC132623532 gene encoding transmembrane E3 ubiquitin-protein ligase FLY1-like isoform X2 produces the protein MTETDNGADSGADDDADADEDEDPDGAHDHYRLEGLMESPSVDAGGDCFSPMLLNATSVNIEVYYNKAVNYTLMVTFIAFLQVLLLIRQMEHSNTHQNLNKDTRLKVTQKLPRISHCN, from the exons ATGACTG AGACCGATAACGGTGCTGATAGTGGTGCCGATGATGATGCAGATgcagatgaagatgaagaccctg ATGGAGCGCATGATCATTATCGCCTAGAAGGATTGATGGAGAGCCCTTCAGTGGATGCCGGCGGAGACTGTTTCTCACCAATGCTATTGAATGCTACTTCTGTCAATATAGAGGTTTACTACAACAAAGCGGTGAACTACACATTGATGGTAACATTT ATTGCTTTCCTGCAAGTGCTCCTTCTGATTCGACAAATGGAACATAGCAACACCCATCA GAACTTAAACAAGGATACTCGGCTCAAGGTCACACAAAAGCTGCCAAGAATATCTCATTGTAATTAG
- the LOC132623532 gene encoding transmembrane E3 ubiquitin-protein ligase FLY1-like isoform X5 has translation MTEETDNGADSGADDDADADEDEDPDGAHDHYRLEGLMESPSVDAGGDCFSPMLLNATSVNIEVYYNKAVNYTLMVTFIAFLQVLLLIRQMEHSNTHQDTGWQV, from the exons ATGACTG AAGAGACCGATAACGGTGCTGATAGTGGTGCCGATGATGATGCAGATgcagatgaagatgaagaccctg ATGGAGCGCATGATCATTATCGCCTAGAAGGATTGATGGAGAGCCCTTCAGTGGATGCCGGCGGAGACTGTTTCTCACCAATGCTATTGAATGCTACTTCTGTCAATATAGAGGTTTACTACAACAAAGCGGTGAACTACACATTGATGGTAACATTT ATTGCTTTCCTGCAAGTGCTCCTTCTGATTCGACAAATGGAACATAGCAACACCCATCA GGATACAGGTTGGCAAGTTTGA
- the LOC132623532 gene encoding transmembrane E3 ubiquitin-protein ligase FLY1-like isoform X4, translating to MTEETDNGADSGADDDADADEDEDPDGAHDHYRLEGLMESPSVDAGGDCFSPMLLNATSVNIEVYYNKAVNYTLMVTFIAFLQVLLLIRQMEHSNTHQLSWMLNFVFCT from the exons ATGACTG AAGAGACCGATAACGGTGCTGATAGTGGTGCCGATGATGATGCAGATgcagatgaagatgaagaccctg ATGGAGCGCATGATCATTATCGCCTAGAAGGATTGATGGAGAGCCCTTCAGTGGATGCCGGCGGAGACTGTTTCTCACCAATGCTATTGAATGCTACTTCTGTCAATATAGAGGTTTACTACAACAAAGCGGTGAACTACACATTGATGGTAACATTT ATTGCTTTCCTGCAAGTGCTCCTTCTGATTCGACAAATGGAACATAGCAACACCCATCA GCTATCATGGATGCTTAACTTTGTCTTTTGCACCTGA
- the LOC132622393 gene encoding calcium-binding protein KRP1-like, with amino-acid sequence MAAMGRDLVFEDFFPSMVEKLGSEGFLNELKNGFRVLMDKEREVITFESLKKNSALLGLENMNDDELMCMLREGDLDGDGCLNEREFCVLMVRLSPDLMDKSRMWLAQSVENVV; translated from the coding sequence ATGGCTGCAATGGGACGTGACTTGGTGTTCGAGGATTTTTTCCCATCCATGGTGGAGAAACTGGGGTCGGAAGGGTTCTTGAACGAGCTCAAGAACGGGTTTCGGGTGCTGATGGATAAGGAGAGGGAAGTGATTACGTTCGAGAGCTTGAAGAAGAATTCGGCGTTGTTAGGGTTGGAAAATATGAATGATGATGAGCTAATGTGCATGTTGAGAGAAGGGGATTTGGATGGAGATGGTTGCTTGAATGAGAGGGAATTTTGTGTGCTAATGGTAAGGTTGAGCCCTGATTTGATGGACAAATCAAGAATGTGGTTGGCTCAGAGTGTTGAAAATGTGGTTTAA
- the LOC132623532 gene encoding transmembrane E3 ubiquitin-protein ligase FLY1-like isoform X1, which translates to MTEETDNGADSGADDDADADEDEDPDGAHDHYRLEGLMESPSVDAGGDCFSPMLLNATSVNIEVYYNKAVNYTLMVTFIAFLQVLLLIRQMEHSNTHQNLNKDTRLKVTQKLPRISHCN; encoded by the exons ATGACTG AAGAGACCGATAACGGTGCTGATAGTGGTGCCGATGATGATGCAGATgcagatgaagatgaagaccctg ATGGAGCGCATGATCATTATCGCCTAGAAGGATTGATGGAGAGCCCTTCAGTGGATGCCGGCGGAGACTGTTTCTCACCAATGCTATTGAATGCTACTTCTGTCAATATAGAGGTTTACTACAACAAAGCGGTGAACTACACATTGATGGTAACATTT ATTGCTTTCCTGCAAGTGCTCCTTCTGATTCGACAAATGGAACATAGCAACACCCATCA GAACTTAAACAAGGATACTCGGCTCAAGGTCACACAAAAGCTGCCAAGAATATCTCATTGTAATTAG
- the LOC132623532 gene encoding transmembrane E3 ubiquitin-protein ligase FLY1-like isoform X3, whose product MTEETDNGADSGADDDADADEDEDPDGAHDHYRLEGLMESPSVDAGGDCFSPMLLNATSVNIEVYYNKAVNYTLMVTFIAFLQVLLLIRQMEHSNTHHELPTVLILMIGKQAIMDA is encoded by the exons ATGACTG AAGAGACCGATAACGGTGCTGATAGTGGTGCCGATGATGATGCAGATgcagatgaagatgaagaccctg ATGGAGCGCATGATCATTATCGCCTAGAAGGATTGATGGAGAGCCCTTCAGTGGATGCCGGCGGAGACTGTTTCTCACCAATGCTATTGAATGCTACTTCTGTCAATATAGAGGTTTACTACAACAAAGCGGTGAACTACACATTGATGGTAACATTT ATTGCTTTCCTGCAAGTGCTCCTTCTGATTCGACAAATGGAACATAGCAACACCCATCA CGAGCTGCCAACGGTTTTAATTCTGATGATTGGAAAACAGGCTATCATGGATGCTTAA
- the LOC132623532 gene encoding transmembrane E3 ubiquitin-protein ligase FLY1-like isoform X6, with protein MTDADEDEDPDGAHDHYRLEGLMESPSVDAGGDCFSPMLLNATSVNIEVYYNKAVNYTLMVTFIAFLQVLLLIRQMEHSNTHQNLNKDTRLKVTQKLPRISHCN; from the exons ATGACTG ATgcagatgaagatgaagaccctg ATGGAGCGCATGATCATTATCGCCTAGAAGGATTGATGGAGAGCCCTTCAGTGGATGCCGGCGGAGACTGTTTCTCACCAATGCTATTGAATGCTACTTCTGTCAATATAGAGGTTTACTACAACAAAGCGGTGAACTACACATTGATGGTAACATTT ATTGCTTTCCTGCAAGTGCTCCTTCTGATTCGACAAATGGAACATAGCAACACCCATCA GAACTTAAACAAGGATACTCGGCTCAAGGTCACACAAAAGCTGCCAAGAATATCTCATTGTAATTAG